One stretch of Brevibacillus laterosporus DNA includes these proteins:
- a CDS encoding iron-hydroxamate ABC transporter substrate-binding protein, with translation MKNKLMIFMCILSIFVLSACGQSTSQPKNTDATKGQTAEQQTENKELRIASMSIHLTNNLLALGITPVGSVIGGDLKSFLPHVADRLKDTKPLGVVSDPDMEALLALKPDVIYVDQQYAGADLSKFEKIAKTYSFNLDDGTWRDTLKKVGKLVDREQQAEAFINDYEAQAERVKKLVHNKIGDGTVMGIRVTGKELRVFSTRRPMGPILYEDLGLKPAKGVEKLNKKKAFEVISQEVLPDFDANAIFVIVNDRGGAEKVFEQLQSNPIWKDLKAVKANHIYMIPEQPWLDYSALGAKMALDNAETIFGK, from the coding sequence ATGAAAAATAAATTAATGATTTTTATGTGTATCCTATCTATTTTTGTACTATCCGCTTGCGGTCAAAGTACGTCACAACCCAAAAATACAGATGCGACAAAAGGGCAAACAGCTGAGCAACAGACAGAAAATAAAGAGCTTCGAATTGCTTCTATGTCTATTCATTTGACGAATAACTTACTTGCACTGGGAATTACTCCAGTTGGCTCCGTCATTGGTGGCGATCTAAAATCCTTCTTGCCTCACGTAGCAGATCGCTTGAAGGATACGAAACCGCTAGGTGTGGTATCAGATCCTGATATGGAAGCTCTGTTAGCATTAAAACCAGATGTGATTTATGTAGATCAACAATATGCAGGAGCTGATTTGTCTAAGTTCGAAAAAATTGCGAAGACGTATTCATTTAACCTAGATGATGGAACATGGCGGGATACTTTGAAAAAAGTAGGAAAACTGGTGGACCGCGAACAACAAGCAGAAGCCTTTATTAACGATTACGAAGCACAGGCAGAACGTGTGAAGAAGCTTGTACATAACAAAATCGGCGATGGTACTGTAATGGGAATTCGAGTAACGGGAAAAGAGCTACGTGTATTTAGCACGAGACGCCCTATGGGACCTATTCTATACGAAGATTTAGGCTTGAAACCTGCCAAGGGTGTAGAGAAGCTTAACAAAAAGAAAGCATTTGAAGTGATTTCTCAAGAGGTACTCCCTGATTTTGACGCAAATGCGATCTTTGTGATTGTTAATGACAGAGGAGGAGCTGAAAAGGTATTTGAGCAATTACAAAGTAATCCAATCTGGAAAGATTTAAAAGCTGTGAAAGCGAACCACATCTACATGATTCCAGAACAACCATGGCTGGATTATTCAGCGCTTGGTGCGAAAATGGCGTTGGATAACGCTGAAACGATTTTTGGAAAATAG
- a CDS encoding iron ABC transporter permease — translation MEQRVHSRERRAWTVGVILILICLSVIIISLNTGSIRLAPLTVLQTFFGNGSQDEMMVLFEYRLPRIVVTMLAGVGLGISGAILQGLSRNALADPGILGLHAGASLGLIIFVSFFQSLKGASVLLIPMFTFLGGVVTAVLIMVLAYDRDKGLLPIRLILVGIAIIAGFSAITLFLSLALDETTYAFTSRWLVGNVWGRDWINVFALLPWILIFVPYALAQSKALNAFSLGDELAMGIGIAVNRKRLLLLGTAVALSCASVSMVGGIGFIGLVAPHLARRLVGPLHQHMLPIAGLIGLVILVIADTIGRSIFQPNAIPAGVVVAAVGAPYFLYVLVKTK, via the coding sequence ATGGAGCAGCGAGTTCACAGCAGGGAAAGACGAGCATGGACAGTTGGAGTAATCTTGATACTTATTTGTTTAAGCGTCATCATCATTAGCCTTAATACAGGCTCAATCCGACTTGCTCCTTTAACTGTTTTACAAACCTTCTTCGGCAACGGCAGTCAAGACGAAATGATGGTTTTATTTGAATACCGTCTTCCGCGTATTGTTGTTACTATGCTAGCTGGTGTGGGCTTAGGGATTTCTGGTGCTATATTGCAAGGATTATCCCGAAATGCACTAGCTGATCCGGGGATTCTAGGTCTTCATGCGGGAGCATCCCTAGGCTTGATTATCTTTGTTAGTTTTTTTCAATCGTTGAAAGGTGCCTCTGTCTTACTCATCCCCATGTTTACTTTTTTGGGAGGAGTGGTGACTGCTGTACTGATCATGGTGCTAGCTTATGATCGGGATAAAGGTTTACTGCCCATTCGACTAATATTGGTTGGTATTGCGATTATAGCCGGTTTCAGTGCCATTACGCTGTTCCTATCACTTGCGCTAGATGAAACAACATATGCTTTTACTTCTAGATGGCTAGTAGGTAATGTCTGGGGACGGGATTGGATTAACGTATTTGCCTTGTTGCCATGGATTTTGATATTCGTCCCATATGCACTCGCCCAATCAAAAGCGCTGAATGCTTTCTCGCTTGGAGATGAGCTTGCCATGGGCATTGGAATTGCTGTGAATCGTAAACGGTTGTTATTACTGGGAACAGCTGTGGCCTTATCATGCGCTAGTGTATCTATGGTGGGAGGAATCGGTTTTATTGGCTTGGTGGCTCCTCATCTAGCGCGTCGACTTGTTGGACCATTGCATCAACATATGTTACCGATAGCGGGTCTTATCGGACTGGTCATATTAGTCATAGCAGATACGATTGGCCGTTCTATTTTTCAACCGAATGCGATTCCGGCAGGTGTAGTAGTAGCTGCTGTAGGAGCTCCTTATTTTTTATATGTACTAGTTAAAACAAAATAA
- a CDS encoding iron ABC transporter permease yields the protein MFVAISFGAKDLTLGTVWAAVTSYHPELTTHQIVHEMRLPRVIGAAVVGAAFAVAGALMQGVTRNPLADAGILGINAGATFVVALSFAFLPHLSYTSLMIISFLGAVLSTLLIFLLGSQTAGGLTPLRLTIAGAVVAAFLHSLSSGIAIYYDLSQDLAFWYAGGVSGVRWSHLAILVPIILIAILCSILLGRSVSLLSLGDDVADNLGVNTKQIRLLGMAIAVLLAGVSVSAVGSIGFVGLVIPHISRKLVGVNYRYIIPMSALLGAILLVLADLGARIVNPPRELAIGVMVALVGVPFFLYLARKERRDL from the coding sequence ATGTTTGTCGCTATTTCGTTTGGTGCAAAAGATTTGACACTGGGAACGGTATGGGCGGCTGTTACTTCTTATCATCCAGAGCTGACGACACATCAAATCGTTCATGAAATGCGGTTGCCACGTGTGATTGGGGCTGCTGTTGTTGGAGCGGCGTTTGCAGTCGCAGGAGCATTGATGCAAGGTGTGACCCGTAATCCGTTAGCTGATGCTGGAATTTTGGGAATTAATGCAGGTGCAACGTTTGTTGTAGCACTCAGTTTTGCATTTTTGCCACATTTGTCTTACACCAGCTTAATGATCATATCGTTTCTAGGCGCTGTACTTAGTACGTTATTGATCTTTTTACTGGGATCACAGACGGCTGGAGGGCTAACACCGTTACGCTTAACGATCGCTGGTGCGGTAGTTGCAGCGTTCTTACATTCACTCAGTTCAGGAATCGCCATTTATTATGATTTGAGTCAAGATTTGGCCTTTTGGTATGCTGGCGGTGTTTCCGGGGTGAGGTGGTCTCATCTTGCTATACTAGTGCCAATTATCTTGATTGCCATTTTGTGTTCCATTCTGTTGGGACGCTCTGTTTCGTTGCTGTCATTAGGTGACGACGTTGCGGATAATTTAGGGGTCAACACAAAGCAGATTCGATTACTTGGGATGGCGATTGCTGTATTACTTGCTGGAGTATCCGTTTCGGCTGTGGGTTCAATAGGATTTGTAGGATTAGTGATACCGCATATATCACGAAAGCTTGTGGGGGTCAATTATCGCTACATCATCCCGATGTCTGCTCTGTTAGGGGCGATCTTGTTAGTTTTAGCTGACTTAGGTGCCAGGATAGTTAATCCGCCTAGAGAGTTAGCGATTGGTGTAATGGTTGCACTTGTTGGAGTTCCTTTCTTTCTATACCTTGCCCGCAAAGAAAGGAGGGACTTATAA
- a CDS encoding sensor histidine kinase: MNKLSRKLFLRTSGIICFVFVLSFLLNTFFLPKYILHQKKINLAELTSRLEAMDIKQLQNDVEKLEYDYNVTIVQAPFGSDVNEINGSVRDQLNKKGITLSKFWITDESYEKLQRHETVRKIYSQEKLETSFLVTFLNKNGTLFVIGDSVAHSSAFIQMVNEFNLYLAIGTLLLTIGLSWLIARQIVRPLTQLRQTAEDISHLSFQKSEIQTGDEIESLAESINMMSDKLKEALEALEEKNQNLRIFISDISHELKTPIALIKAYSTGIKDGLDDGTFVDVIKKQADEMSGIVDKLLNLSKLQNDSFTMESFDFTLLFEQTIHKYQITIQQKNLMLTVEECGLSNTLVVGDRAKIEIVLDNFISNAVKYTKNKRIAISLQREGNHLMFCIKNGIEHWDSTYSGKIWQPFYVIESSRNKNLSGTGLGLSIVQTILQKHHVSFGVREEHEVIAFFFTLPLANDYRAD; encoded by the coding sequence ATGAATAAGCTAAGTCGAAAGTTATTTTTACGCACATCAGGTATTATTTGTTTTGTGTTTGTGCTGTCTTTTCTACTTAATACGTTCTTTTTACCGAAGTATATTTTGCATCAGAAAAAGATTAATTTAGCAGAACTTACTTCGAGGCTGGAAGCAATGGATATAAAGCAATTACAAAATGATGTTGAGAAGCTAGAGTATGATTACAATGTAACAATTGTGCAAGCACCTTTTGGTTCAGATGTAAATGAGATAAATGGCTCGGTACGAGACCAATTAAATAAAAAAGGTATTACTCTGTCTAAATTCTGGATTACAGACGAGAGCTACGAAAAATTACAAAGGCATGAGACAGTTCGTAAAATTTATAGCCAAGAGAAGCTAGAGACCAGCTTTTTGGTTACCTTTTTAAATAAGAATGGTACATTGTTTGTTATCGGTGACTCTGTTGCCCATTCAAGTGCATTTATTCAAATGGTTAACGAATTTAACTTGTATTTAGCGATAGGAACACTTTTACTGACAATCGGGTTGTCATGGCTCATTGCCAGACAAATTGTACGTCCACTGACCCAGTTACGACAAACGGCAGAGGATATCTCTCATTTGTCTTTTCAAAAATCCGAGATTCAGACTGGTGATGAAATAGAGAGTTTGGCCGAAAGTATTAATATGATGAGTGACAAGTTAAAAGAGGCGCTGGAAGCATTGGAAGAAAAAAATCAAAACTTGCGTATATTTATTTCGGACATTTCCCACGAATTAAAAACACCCATTGCGCTGATCAAAGCGTACTCTACGGGAATCAAGGATGGGCTAGATGATGGTACGTTTGTCGATGTTATTAAAAAGCAAGCGGATGAAATGTCTGGGATTGTAGACAAGTTGCTGAATCTGTCCAAACTACAGAATGACTCATTCACGATGGAGTCTTTTGACTTCACTCTTTTATTTGAGCAAACCATACACAAGTATCAGATTACCATTCAACAGAAAAATCTCATGCTTACCGTAGAAGAATGTGGGTTAAGTAATACTTTGGTGGTGGGGGATCGAGCGAAAATTGAAATTGTGCTTGATAATTTTATCAGTAATGCAGTTAAGTACACCAAAAATAAACGGATAGCGATCTCACTTCAAAGAGAAGGCAACCATTTGATGTTCTGCATAAAAAACGGTATTGAGCATTGGGATAGCACGTATTCGGGAAAAATATGGCAACCTTTTTATGTGATTGAGAGTTCCAGAAATAAGAATTTGAGTGGAACCGGATTGGGATTATCTATTGTTCAAACCATTTTGCAGAAACACCATGTATCATTTGGAGTACGTGAAGAGCATGAGGTTATTGCGTTTTTCTTTACATTACCATTGGCAAATGATTATAGAGCTGATTGA
- a CDS encoding DNA-binding response regulator, whose amino-acid sequence MNILLADDDLDMLRIIRLYFEKEGFQTFTAQDGEEALAVFYNQKIDLAVLDWMMPKVSGLEVCKEIKKHHTAKVLMLTAKGEHEDELMALEMGADEYVRKPFEPRILLLRAKKLLQIEDSIRIGPLRVDMQGGKIFKDGIDLEATNKEFQLMKCFLAHRGKILSRKALLDQVWGFDYFGEERTVDTHIRRLREKIGEQLIKTHRGVGYSLDVGHE is encoded by the coding sequence ATGAATATATTACTTGCAGATGATGATCTAGACATGCTGAGAATTATACGGCTCTATTTTGAAAAAGAGGGATTTCAGACGTTTACAGCCCAAGATGGTGAGGAAGCCTTAGCTGTGTTCTATAATCAAAAGATAGATTTAGCCGTGCTTGATTGGATGATGCCAAAGGTTAGTGGTCTTGAGGTGTGTAAAGAGATTAAAAAGCACCATACAGCCAAAGTATTAATGCTCACTGCTAAAGGGGAGCATGAGGACGAACTGATGGCGTTAGAAATGGGAGCCGATGAATATGTAAGAAAGCCATTTGAACCGAGGATTTTATTGCTGCGAGCAAAAAAGTTACTGCAAATAGAGGATAGCATTCGTATTGGTCCATTGCGGGTGGACATGCAGGGAGGAAAAATATTTAAGGACGGTATCGACTTGGAGGCTACCAATAAGGAGTTTCAATTAATGAAATGCTTTCTTGCGCACCGAGGCAAAATTTTGTCGAGAAAAGCATTACTAGATCAGGTCTGGGGATTTGACTATTTTGGAGAAGAACGAACCGTTGATACACACATTCGTAGGCTCCGTGAAAAGATTGGGGAGCAACTCATCAAGACGCATCGTGGCGTCGGATATAGTTTGGACGTAGGACATGAATAA
- a CDS encoding undecaprenyldiphospho-muramoylpentapeptide beta-N-acetylglucosaminyltransferase, which yields MKKIIFTGGGSAGHVTANLVLIPTCTEENYEIHYIGSENGIEKRLVAEYEQVHYHGVSTGKLRRYFDWKNVTDVYKVIKGILQAYLLIRKVKPDVVFSLGGFVSVPVVLGAKMNGVATIIHEPDVHMGLANRISYPFATKVCTTFLETKKNDPSKKITHVGAIIKDTLKSGYREQGISFCNFTNEKPVLLVMGGSQGAEKINQVVRAVLSDLLINFQVIHLCGPGKIDASFQQEGYQQFEYVTHVLPDLLAAADLVVSRAGSNSIHEILALQKPMLLIPHTSGGTRNGQIRNAENFRNAGYAEILLQENMTNQTFLERVYHLHQNREKYIEQMKTDDSGKAVEKVMELIRGLDKNKRNHKMIDSGPLIK from the coding sequence ATGAAAAAAATCATATTTACAGGAGGCGGATCAGCCGGTCATGTTACGGCAAACCTAGTGCTGATCCCTACATGTACCGAAGAAAATTATGAGATTCATTATATTGGATCAGAAAATGGCATTGAGAAAAGACTTGTAGCAGAATACGAGCAGGTTCACTATCATGGCGTATCGACAGGAAAGCTACGGCGATATTTCGATTGGAAGAATGTTACCGATGTGTACAAAGTCATAAAAGGAATCCTTCAAGCGTATCTCCTGATTAGAAAGGTGAAACCTGATGTGGTATTTTCACTAGGGGGATTTGTATCTGTGCCTGTAGTCCTTGGGGCAAAAATGAATGGAGTTGCTACTATTATTCATGAACCTGATGTACATATGGGACTTGCTAATCGGATATCTTATCCTTTTGCGACCAAGGTATGTACAACCTTCTTAGAAACGAAAAAGAATGACCCTTCAAAGAAGATTACTCATGTAGGTGCTATAATTAAAGATACGCTTAAATCAGGATATCGAGAGCAGGGAATTTCCTTCTGTAACTTTACCAATGAAAAGCCCGTCCTTCTTGTGATGGGAGGCAGTCAAGGTGCAGAGAAAATTAATCAGGTTGTTCGAGCGGTTTTATCTGATCTATTGATAAACTTTCAAGTGATTCATTTATGCGGACCAGGAAAGATAGATGCTTCCTTCCAACAAGAGGGTTATCAACAATTTGAATATGTTACACATGTATTGCCAGATTTGTTGGCAGCTGCTGATTTAGTGGTGTCCCGGGCTGGTTCCAACTCTATACATGAAATACTAGCATTGCAAAAGCCTATGCTACTAATCCCACATACAAGTGGAGGTACGAGAAATGGACAGATAAGGAACGCTGAAAATTTTCGAAATGCGGGATATGCAGAAATCCTCTTGCAAGAGAATATGACAAACCAAACATTTTTGGAGCGTGTCTATCATTTGCATCAAAATCGTGAAAAATATATCGAACAGATGAAAACCGACGATTCTGGAAAAGCTGTGGAGAAGGTTATGGAATTAATCAGGGGTCTCGATAAGAATAAACGTAATCATAAAATGATAGATTCGGGCCCATTGATTAAATAG
- a CDS encoding NAD-dependent epimerase/dehydratase family protein encodes MNNETILITGGTGSWGWELVTQLLTKHPKEIRIYSRNEALQVEMSQHFNDQRLQFIIGDIRDKQEIIRACQGVDHIYHLAALKHVPICENQPEIAIKTNVIGTQNVIEAAITNKIKKVIYVSTDKASNPSSTYGMTKAIGERLMIQANRRDTATRFVCVRSGNVLGSTGSVIPIFKNQIKQGLDLGVTDMQMTRFFLRLEEAIQMLFIATEKSKGGETFVLHMPSCKISDMAQVFIEESGRDDIKIKHLGLRPGEKLNETLISECESHRAIHFNQNYFVILPTYQSPELQEHYSTCEPVRFDSYHSESSLMTKDEVRQMLETGGS; translated from the coding sequence ATGAACAACGAGACAATCTTAATCACGGGAGGTACCGGTTCTTGGGGATGGGAACTAGTTACTCAATTACTAACTAAACATCCAAAAGAAATTCGTATCTACTCTCGCAATGAAGCTCTTCAAGTAGAGATGAGTCAGCATTTTAATGATCAACGCCTACAGTTCATCATTGGTGATATTCGTGACAAACAAGAGATAATACGGGCTTGCCAAGGTGTCGATCATATTTATCATTTAGCGGCTTTAAAGCATGTACCCATCTGTGAAAATCAGCCTGAAATAGCGATAAAAACAAATGTGATTGGCACGCAAAACGTTATTGAGGCTGCCATTACTAATAAGATAAAAAAAGTAATTTACGTATCAACCGATAAAGCTTCAAATCCCTCAAGTACATATGGGATGACAAAAGCGATCGGGGAACGTCTCATGATTCAAGCGAATAGGCGAGACACTGCTACTAGATTTGTTTGTGTGAGAAGTGGGAATGTTTTAGGTTCAACGGGAAGTGTCATCCCCATCTTTAAAAATCAGATTAAGCAAGGCTTGGACCTTGGTGTGACGGACATGCAAATGACTAGGTTTTTCTTGCGCCTAGAAGAAGCCATTCAGATGTTGTTTATTGCTACAGAGAAAAGTAAAGGGGGCGAGACGTTTGTATTACACATGCCATCCTGCAAGATCAGTGACATGGCACAGGTATTCATTGAGGAATCAGGTAGAGATGATATTAAAATAAAACACTTGGGTTTACGTCCTGGAGAAAAGCTTAATGAAACACTCATTTCGGAATGTGAAAGTCACAGAGCCATTCATTTCAATCAAAACTATTTTGTGATTTTACCAACCTATCAATCTCCAGAGCTACAGGAGCATTATTCTACTTGCGAACCGGTTCGTTTTGATAGTTACCATTCTGAAAGCTCCCTTATGACTAAAGATGAGGTTAGACAGATGCTAGAGACAGGGGGGTCTTAG
- a CDS encoding aspartyl-phosphate phosphatase Spo0E family protein yields MENDLQKLIEILRKELEHRYFKKGSFLHPEVLLMSQQLDEYIVAIQKLKH; encoded by the coding sequence TTGGAAAACGATTTACAGAAGCTTATAGAAATCCTTCGCAAAGAGTTAGAGCATCGGTATTTCAAAAAAGGTTCATTTTTACATCCAGAAGTATTGCTGATGAGTCAACAACTAGATGAATACATTGTAGCTATTCAAAAGCTTAAACACTAG
- a CDS encoding ABC transporter ATP-binding protein, which produces MKPKDILVDVKHLKKYYPIHKGFFGGTTKYVKAVDDVSFEVYKGETFGLVGESGCGKSTTGRSIVRLFDVTDGKILFDGHDLANMSEQQLKPFRKRMQTIFQDPYSSLNPGMTVFELISEPMNIHDSLGEKERREIIQALLERVGLKKEHLDRYPYEFSGGQRQRVSIARSLAVKPEFIMCDEPISALDVSVQAQVVNMLEDLQKELGLTYLFIAHDLSMVRHISDRIGVMYLGQIVEVAQSNELYDHPAHPYTQALLSSIPIADPKLRNQKRIITEGDIPSPLSTIRGCKFQSRCPYASSRCAEEEPKLVNISAGHQVACHLFGE; this is translated from the coding sequence ATGAAGCCAAAGGACATTTTAGTTGATGTAAAGCATCTCAAAAAATATTATCCAATCCATAAAGGTTTTTTTGGTGGGACAACGAAATATGTGAAGGCTGTCGATGACGTCAGCTTTGAGGTTTATAAAGGCGAAACATTTGGCTTGGTTGGAGAGTCGGGGTGCGGTAAATCAACAACGGGCCGCAGTATTGTTCGACTTTTTGATGTGACTGATGGAAAAATATTGTTTGATGGACATGATTTAGCGAACATGAGTGAACAGCAACTCAAACCATTTCGTAAACGAATGCAAACCATTTTTCAGGACCCGTATTCTTCCTTAAATCCTGGGATGACTGTTTTTGAGCTTATTAGTGAACCAATGAATATCCATGATTCGCTTGGAGAAAAAGAGCGGAGGGAAATCATCCAGGCTCTGTTGGAGCGTGTAGGACTAAAAAAAGAACATCTGGATCGTTATCCGTACGAATTCAGTGGAGGACAGAGACAGCGAGTCAGCATTGCACGATCTCTAGCGGTGAAACCAGAGTTTATCATGTGCGATGAGCCAATTTCTGCGCTGGACGTATCTGTTCAAGCCCAAGTGGTAAACATGCTTGAGGATTTGCAAAAGGAATTAGGGCTGACCTACTTATTTATTGCCCACGATTTATCCATGGTACGTCATATCTCAGATCGCATTGGTGTGATGTATCTAGGTCAAATCGTAGAAGTCGCCCAAAGCAATGAATTATATGATCATCCAGCACATCCATATACGCAAGCACTTCTTTCCTCTATCCCAATAGCTGATCCTAAGCTACGGAATCAAAAACGTATCATTACTGAAGGGGATATTCCAAGCCCATTGTCAACAATTCGAGGCTGTAAGTTCCAGTCTAGATGTCCCTATGCATCATCACGTTGTGCAGAAGAGGAGCCGAAACTAGTAAATATTAGCGCAGGCCACCAGGTTGCCTGTCATTTGTTTGGAGAATAA
- a CDS encoding ABC transporter ATP-binding protein, whose amino-acid sequence MTEVLLDVKNLRTSFFTRAGEVQAVRGVSFFVQKGEVIGIVGESGSGKSVTAKSILSLIAQPGKIVGGEIKFGEKDLLVATEKERKAIRGNRIAMIFQDPMTSLNPVYKIGRQLTEVIMRHQKVSKAGAKQKAIELLKQVGISSPEERFNQYPHEFSGGMRQRVMIAMALSCEPELLIADEPTTALDVTIQAQILDLIKELATQSDTAIMLITHDLGVVAQVCTRVIVMYSGMVMEEGKVEDIFYRPQHPYTQGLLRSLPKHHNGNKERLIPIEGTPPSLLNPTKGCPFAERCPHMMDKCLSEIPPSYERGSGQRMKCWLGEGDGGKRNEAKGHFS is encoded by the coding sequence ATGACGGAAGTTTTATTGGATGTGAAGAATTTAAGAACGTCCTTCTTCACCCGCGCTGGAGAGGTGCAAGCTGTTAGAGGAGTCAGTTTTTTCGTACAAAAAGGTGAAGTTATTGGGATTGTAGGAGAATCAGGTAGTGGAAAAAGTGTTACCGCCAAGTCAATTCTCTCTCTGATTGCACAACCGGGGAAAATTGTAGGAGGAGAGATCAAGTTTGGTGAAAAAGATCTGTTAGTAGCTACAGAAAAAGAACGAAAAGCGATTCGAGGAAATCGTATCGCTATGATCTTTCAAGATCCGATGACTTCTCTTAATCCTGTTTATAAAATTGGACGCCAACTTACGGAAGTAATCATGAGGCATCAAAAGGTAAGCAAGGCAGGGGCTAAACAAAAAGCGATCGAGTTATTAAAACAGGTGGGGATATCTTCTCCTGAAGAGCGATTCAATCAATACCCGCATGAATTCAGTGGCGGGATGAGGCAGAGAGTGATGATTGCGATGGCGCTCTCATGTGAACCGGAGCTATTGATTGCTGACGAGCCTACCACTGCATTAGATGTAACCATTCAGGCTCAGATTCTTGATTTGATAAAAGAACTGGCTACCCAATCAGATACAGCTATCATGCTGATCACACATGATTTGGGTGTAGTAGCTCAAGTATGTACAAGAGTAATAGTCATGTATAGTGGAATGGTTATGGAAGAGGGGAAGGTAGAAGATATCTTTTATCGCCCACAACACCCATACACACAAGGACTTTTGCGTTCCTTGCCTAAACACCATAATGGAAATAAGGAAAGACTTATTCCCATTGAAGGAACACCACCTAGCTTATTAAACCCTACGAAAGGCTGTCCATTTGCAGAGCGTTGCCCTCATATGATGGATAAATGTCTTAGCGAAATTCCGCCTTCTTATGAAAGAGGTTCAGGTCAACGAATGAAATGTTGGCTAGGAGAAGGAGATGGGGGGAAAAGGAATGAAGCCAAAGGACATTTTAGTTGA
- a CDS encoding ABC transporter permease, whose protein sequence is MNRRRWNNVKVELFSNRLGFISVIILIVFALGSLFAVLAPYDPNQIVIQDRLQPLSQAHFFGTDDFGRDYFSRALHGGRVSLMVGFAAMIIATGLGTTIGAISGYFGGMVDSIIMRAVEILMSIPSFLLMLILSVYVKPSIQTVIIIIGLLTWMNVARLVRAETLSVKEREYVLYAKVSGQSSFKIIFYHIIPSISSTIIVTATINIASAILMESALSFLGLGIQQPNSSWGSMLNNAQGYIGEAPHLALFPGLFILLTVMSFNVLGDVLRVAFEPKANDE, encoded by the coding sequence TTGTTTTTGCACTTGGTTCCTTATTTGCTGTTCTTGCCCCGTATGACCCTAATCAAATTGTCATTCAGGATAGACTACAACCATTGAGTCAAGCACACTTTTTCGGAACAGATGATTTTGGAAGAGATTATTTTTCTAGGGCCCTTCATGGTGGGCGAGTTTCTTTGATGGTGGGATTTGCCGCCATGATCATTGCTACTGGACTTGGAACAACAATTGGGGCGATTAGTGGATATTTTGGAGGAATGGTTGATAGCATCATTATGCGAGCTGTAGAAATATTGATGTCGATCCCATCCTTTCTATTAATGCTCATCCTTAGTGTGTATGTAAAGCCTAGTATTCAGACTGTCATTATTATCATTGGACTTTTAACATGGATGAATGTAGCTAGACTTGTACGGGCTGAAACACTGTCGGTAAAGGAACGTGAATATGTATTGTACGCCAAGGTGTCTGGGCAAAGCTCATTTAAAATTATTTTCTATCACATCATTCCAAGCATCTCTTCTACTATTATTGTGACTGCGACTATCAATATTGCGTCTGCGATCTTAATGGAGTCGGCCCTTAGTTTTCTCGGGCTTGGTATTCAACAGCCCAACTCATCGTGGGGTAGTATGCTAAACAACGCACAAGGATATATAGGAGAAGCGCCCCATCTAGCTCTTTTTCCTGGCTTGTTTATTCTGCTTACGGTAATGAGCTTTAATGTTTTGGGAGATGTTTTACGAGTAGCCTTTGAACCAAAAGCAAATGACGAATAA